In Xylocopa sonorina isolate GNS202 chromosome 3, iyXylSono1_principal, whole genome shotgun sequence, one genomic interval encodes:
- the Syd gene encoding JNK-interacting protein syd isoform X1: MNQIEMDQETVYGTHEDSHVVMSEKVQSLAGSIYQEFEKMIARYDEDVVKDLMPLLVNVLECLDISYTENQEREVELELLREDNEQLVTQYEREKQLRKTSDQKLLELEDVAEDERKELLSKIDSLESIVRMLELKTKNSHDHVVRLEEKEAELKREYTRLHERYTELFKTHVDYMERTKMLVGSTERLENASSGRGPSRLPSLGLAHMSRSSGPLSYGFQSLEASINSEDVLEESPPNAAANLRTEMLDSSSEAAIETSDKSQLTDKPAQANKTTAISRHESPETEIPPPLVTPTSPTTVEKLVTTPSGRSRTEREQRSGNTLYQELSFQDADALGEMDEGADITGSWVHPGEYASSVSDNFFGMGKEVENLIMENNELLATKNALNVVKDDLIVKVDELTSEQEILREEVRGLQQARERLRQKVASLEEELKKVKEEAEAAAKAAKSDDEEDVSLAQRKRFTRVEMARVLMERNQYKERFMELQEAVRWTEMIRASKTDPSSISGGKVSVWKFFSSLFTGPADRGGLVRGVHTLPHIRYSAPTNQVVPAPPLDTMRRRTLKGRHEFFDQGDTISSEKLVARRANERREQYRQVRAHVRKEDGRLHAYGWSLPGKPSAPVRQPVPVPVYCRPLQESEPGMKIWCGAGVNLSGGKTRDGGSMVGGSVFYAAEAQEMSASTKTEAEDAIEHLDKELQENENQRIEAEQVEQQLSSLVWICTSTQKMSKVTVIDANNPADILEVFSVCQGHLLCIASVLGAKESDYAQAVNEDLIQTTNGLDENDSFEVITNPITELDNQKNKQEIQVSSEKNKNESDSASEEQNNENAEKSDDANQNTTTEPQSLESVDSETTNLGKVHFVKANLETPNSRLDEKDDTTEEKEDAVEEDAPMEKMSSIQPTMWLGAQNGAVFVHSAVAKWSVCLHSVKLKDAALAIVHVQGRVLVALADGTVALFRRGVDGQWDLSQYHVITLGSPQHSIRCMAAVSGRTVWCGYRNKIHVIDPVSMTVECTVDAHPRRESQVRQLAWLGEGVWVSIRLDSTLRLYHAHTYQHLQDVDIEPYVSKMLGTGKLGFSFVRITALLISSNRLWIGTGNGVIISVPLSESAGGSMAVSRVQAGNANKTEAPGVGVRIFASDRGVTPGSFIPYCSMAHAQLSFHGHRDAVKMFVAVPGHGGQSAVSDGSQPAMLVLSGGEGYIDFRVGDGEDTEETIERSNSAVVANAEEHGEQSHLIVWQVQCPLPVPMNG; the protein is encoded by the exons ATGAATCAAATAGAAATGGATCAGGAGACAGTGTACGGAACCCATGAGGATAGTCATGTGGTTATGTCAGAGAAAGTGCAATCTCTGGCAGGGAGTATTTATCAGGAGTTTGAAAAGATGATTGCACGTTACGATGAAGATGTGGTCAAGGACCTAATGCCTCTGCTAGTCAATGTTTTAGAATGTCTAGATATATCTTACACGGAAAATCAAGAACGCGAAGTCGAGCTAGAATTGTTAAGGGAAGACAACGAACAGCTTGTTACGCAGTACGAAAGGGAGAAACAATTAAGGAAAACGTCCGATCAG AAATTGTTGGAGCTTGAGGATGTAGCCGAGGATGAGAGAAAAGAGCTGTTGTCGAAAATTGATAGTTTGGAATCTATAGTAAGGATGCTGGAATTGAAGACAAAGAATTCACATGATCACG TTGTTCGTCTTGAAGAAAAAGAGGCAGAGCTGAAGCGCGAGTATACCCGTCTGCATGAGAGATATACAGAACTATTTAAAACTCATGTAGATTACATGGAAAGAACAAAGATGTTAGTTGGAAGTACAGAAAGATTAGAAAATGCGTCTAGTGGTCGGGGACCATCGCGTTTGCCGTCCCTTGGACTGGCTCATATGTCACGAAGTTCCGGACCATTGAGTTACGGTTTCCAGAGCTTAGAGGCTAGCATAAACTCGGAAGACGTTCTAGAAGAGAGTCCACCGAACGCTGCTGCTAATTTAAGGACAGAAATGTTAGACAGTAGTAGCGAAGCTGCTATCGAGACATCCGATAAGAGTCAATTAACGGATAAACCTGCACAAGCAAACAAAACGACAGCAATTTCTAGAC ATGAAAGCCCAGAAACTGAAATACCTCCACCTTTGGTCACGCCAACGTCACCAACAACTGTAGAGAAATTAGTTACTACTCCAAGTGGGAGAagtagaacagagagagagcaACGTAGTGGTAATACATTATACCAGGAACTCAGTTTTCAGGATGCTGACGCGTTGGGTGAAATGGACGAAGGAGCAGATATTACTG GTAGTTGGGTTCATCCCGGAGAGTATGCCTCGTCGG TCAGTGACAACTTCTTTG GAATGGGTAAAGAGGTCGAGAATCTTATTATGGAAAATAATGAGCTGCTAGCCACAAA AAATGCACTAAACGTCGTTAAAGATGATTTAATTGTTAAAGTCGATGAACTTACAAG CGAGCAAGAAATATTACGCGAAGAAGTACGCGGCTTGCAGCAAGCCAGAGAACGTTTACGACAAAAAGTCGCTAGTCTTGAAGAAGAGTTGAAAAAGGTTAAAGAAGAAGCAGAGGCAGCAGCGAAAGCAGCCAAAAGCGATGATGAAGAAGACGTATCCTTAGCACAAAGAAAGAGATTCACGAGAGTTGAGATGGCCAGAGTACTTATGGAGAGGAATCAATACAAGGAACGATTTATGGAACTTCAAGAAGCCGTTAGATGGACAGAAATGATAAGAGCCTCGAAGACTGATCCTTCTAGTATATCAGGGGGAAAAGTATCTGTGTGGAAGTT TTTTAGTAGTCTCTTCACAGGACCTGCGGATCGAGGAGGCCTGGTTCGCGGAGTACACACGTTACCTCATATTAGGTACAGTGCACCAACAAATCAAGTTGTCCCAGCACCACCATTGGATACCATGCGTAGACGTACGTTAAAGGGTCGCCATGAGTTTTTCGACCAGGGAGACACCAT ATCTTCTGAGAAACTCGTAGCCAGACGTGCGAACGAACGAAGGGAACAATATCGTCAAGTCCGTGCGCATGTTAGAAAAGAGGATGGACGATTGCATGCCTATGGGTGGAGTTTACCTGGGAAACCAAGTGCTCCGGTTAGACAACCTGTTCCTGTTCCAGTCTATTGCAGGCCTTTACAAGAATCAGAGCCTGGCATGAAG ATATGGTGTGGTGCAGGTGTAAATCTAAGTGGTGGTAAAACACGAGATGGTGGTTCCATGGTCGGAGGAAGTGTGTTCTACGCCGCCGAGGCTCAAGAAATGAGCGCGAGCACAAAAACCGAAGCTGAAGACGCTATCGAGCATCTGGACAAGGAGCTTCAGGAAAATGAAAATCAGAGGATAGAGGCAGAACAGGTGGAGCAACAGTTAAGCTCGCTAGTTTGGATCTGTACGTCGACTCAGAAGATGTCGAAGGTTACTGTGATAGATGCCAACAATCCAGCCGACATTTTGGAAGTTTTTAGCGTTTGCCAGGGACATTTACTTTGCATCGCGAGCGTACTCGGAGCCAAAGAGAGTGATTACGCTCAAGCTGTGAACGAGGATTTGATTCAAACTACCAACGGATTGGACGAGAACGATAGCTTTGAAGTGATCACCAATCCGATTACCGAATTGGACAATCAGAAGAATAAGCAAGAAATTCAAGTTTCGTCGGAGAAGAATAAGAACGAGTCGGATAGTGCTTCGGAAGAACAGAACAATGAAAATGCCGAGAAGTCGGATGATGCCAATCAGAATACCACTACTGAACCGCAAAGTTTGGAGAGTGTAGATAGCGAAACGACGAATTTAGGGAAAGTACACTTTGTTAAAGCTAATTTAGAGACACCAAATTCACGACTAGATGAAAAAGATGATACAACTGAGGAAAAAGAAGACGCAGTCGAGGAGGATGCACCTATGGAAAAAATGTCTTCGATACAGCCGACCATGTGGCTTGGAGCTCAAAACGGTGCGGTATTCGTTCATTCAGCCGTTGCTAAATGGTCGGTCTGTTTGCATTCTGTAAAACTGAAGGATGCTGCGTTGGCTATCGT TCATGTACAAGGAAGAGTTCTTGTTGCTCTTGCCGATGGAACTGTTGCATTGTTCCGAAGAGGCGTAGACGGACAATGGGATCTATCTCAATATCATGTGATTACCTTAGGTAGTCCACAACATTCAATTAGATGTATGGCTGCTGTTAGTGGCAGAACTGTATGGTGCGGatatagaaataaaattcacgtaATAGATCCAGTTTCTATGACTGTTGAG TGTACCGTAGACGCTCATCCGCGTCGAGAATCGCAAGTAAGACAGTTGGCTTGGCTTGGTGAGGGGGTGTGGGTCAGCATTAGATTGGATTCAACTCTGAGACTTTATCACGCTCACACTTATCAGCATCTTCAGGATGTTGATATCGAGCCTTACGTTAGCAAAATGCTTGGTACCGGGAAATTAGGTTTCTCTTTCGTGAGAATCACGGCGTTGCTCATTTCCTCCAACAGGCTCTGGATTGGAACAGGAAACGGAGTGATTATTTCAGTTCCTTTATCTGAAA GCGCTGGCGGTTCAATGGCAGTGTCTAGAGTTCAAGCAGGAAATGCAAATAAAACCGAGGCCCCAGGAGTTGGTGTCAGAATTTTCGCCTCAGATCGTGGTGTTACGCCTGGCAGTTTTATACCTTACTGCAGCATGGCTCATGCTCAACTTAGCTTCCATGGACATAGAGATGCGGTGAAAATGTTCGTTGCAGTACCTG GACATGGTGGTCAGAGCGCAGTATCAGATGGTTCTCAACCGGCCATGCTTGTTCTTTCAGGAGGCGAAGGTTACATAGATTTCCGAGTTG GTGATGGAGAAGACACTGAGGAGACCATAGAACGGTCCAACAGCGCTGTTGTTGCCAATGCTGAGGAACACGGAGAACAGAGTCATCTGATCGTGTGGCAAGTGCAATGTCCCTTACCAGTGCCAATGAATGGCTAG
- the Syd gene encoding JNK-interacting protein syd isoform X3, translated as MNQIEMDQETVYGTHEDSHVVMSEKVQSLAGSIYQEFEKMIARYDEDVVKDLMPLLVNVLECLDISYTENQEREVELELLREDNEQLVTQYEREKQLRKTSDQKLLELEDVAEDERKELLSKIDSLESIVRMLELKTKNSHDHVVRLEEKEAELKREYTRLHERYTELFKTHVDYMERTKMLVGSTERLENASSGRGPSRLPSLGLAHMSRSSGPLSYGFQSLEASINSEDVLEESPPNAAANLRTEMLDSSSEAAIETSDKSQLTDKPAQANKTTAISRHESPETEIPPPLVTPTSPTTVEKLVTTPSGRSRTEREQRSGNTLYQELSFQDADALGEMDEGADITGMGKEVENLIMENNELLATKNALNVVKDDLIVKVDELTSEQEILREEVRGLQQARERLRQKVASLEEELKKVKEEAEAAAKAAKSDDEEDVSLAQRKRFTRVEMARVLMERNQYKERFMELQEAVRWTEMIRASKTDPSSISGGKVSVWKFFSSLFTGPADRGGLVRGVHTLPHIRYSAPTNQVVPAPPLDTMRRRTLKGRHEFFDQGDTISSEKLVARRANERREQYRQVRAHVRKEDGRLHAYGWSLPGKPSAPVRQPVPVPVYCRPLQESEPGMKIWCGAGVNLSGGKTRDGGSMVGGSVFYAAEAQEMSASTKTEAEDAIEHLDKELQENENQRIEAEQVEQQLSSLVWICTSTQKMSKVTVIDANNPADILEVFSVCQGHLLCIASVLGAKESDYAQAVNEDLIQTTNGLDENDSFEVITNPITELDNQKNKQEIQVSSEKNKNESDSASEEQNNENAEKSDDANQNTTTEPQSLESVDSETTNLGKVHFVKANLETPNSRLDEKDDTTEEKEDAVEEDAPMEKMSSIQPTMWLGAQNGAVFVHSAVAKWSVCLHSVKLKDAALAIVHVQGRVLVALADGTVALFRRGVDGQWDLSQYHVITLGSPQHSIRCMAAVSGRTVWCGYRNKIHVIDPVSMTVECTVDAHPRRESQVRQLAWLGEGVWVSIRLDSTLRLYHAHTYQHLQDVDIEPYVSKMLGTGKLGFSFVRITALLISSNRLWIGTGNGVIISVPLSESAGGSMAVSRVQAGNANKTEAPGVGVRIFASDRGVTPGSFIPYCSMAHAQLSFHGHRDAVKMFVAVPGHGGQSAVSDGSQPAMLVLSGGEGYIDFRVGDGEDTEETIERSNSAVVANAEEHGEQSHLIVWQVQCPLPVPMNG; from the exons ATGAATCAAATAGAAATGGATCAGGAGACAGTGTACGGAACCCATGAGGATAGTCATGTGGTTATGTCAGAGAAAGTGCAATCTCTGGCAGGGAGTATTTATCAGGAGTTTGAAAAGATGATTGCACGTTACGATGAAGATGTGGTCAAGGACCTAATGCCTCTGCTAGTCAATGTTTTAGAATGTCTAGATATATCTTACACGGAAAATCAAGAACGCGAAGTCGAGCTAGAATTGTTAAGGGAAGACAACGAACAGCTTGTTACGCAGTACGAAAGGGAGAAACAATTAAGGAAAACGTCCGATCAG AAATTGTTGGAGCTTGAGGATGTAGCCGAGGATGAGAGAAAAGAGCTGTTGTCGAAAATTGATAGTTTGGAATCTATAGTAAGGATGCTGGAATTGAAGACAAAGAATTCACATGATCACG TTGTTCGTCTTGAAGAAAAAGAGGCAGAGCTGAAGCGCGAGTATACCCGTCTGCATGAGAGATATACAGAACTATTTAAAACTCATGTAGATTACATGGAAAGAACAAAGATGTTAGTTGGAAGTACAGAAAGATTAGAAAATGCGTCTAGTGGTCGGGGACCATCGCGTTTGCCGTCCCTTGGACTGGCTCATATGTCACGAAGTTCCGGACCATTGAGTTACGGTTTCCAGAGCTTAGAGGCTAGCATAAACTCGGAAGACGTTCTAGAAGAGAGTCCACCGAACGCTGCTGCTAATTTAAGGACAGAAATGTTAGACAGTAGTAGCGAAGCTGCTATCGAGACATCCGATAAGAGTCAATTAACGGATAAACCTGCACAAGCAAACAAAACGACAGCAATTTCTAGAC ATGAAAGCCCAGAAACTGAAATACCTCCACCTTTGGTCACGCCAACGTCACCAACAACTGTAGAGAAATTAGTTACTACTCCAAGTGGGAGAagtagaacagagagagagcaACGTAGTGGTAATACATTATACCAGGAACTCAGTTTTCAGGATGCTGACGCGTTGGGTGAAATGGACGAAGGAGCAGATATTACTG GAATGGGTAAAGAGGTCGAGAATCTTATTATGGAAAATAATGAGCTGCTAGCCACAAA AAATGCACTAAACGTCGTTAAAGATGATTTAATTGTTAAAGTCGATGAACTTACAAG CGAGCAAGAAATATTACGCGAAGAAGTACGCGGCTTGCAGCAAGCCAGAGAACGTTTACGACAAAAAGTCGCTAGTCTTGAAGAAGAGTTGAAAAAGGTTAAAGAAGAAGCAGAGGCAGCAGCGAAAGCAGCCAAAAGCGATGATGAAGAAGACGTATCCTTAGCACAAAGAAAGAGATTCACGAGAGTTGAGATGGCCAGAGTACTTATGGAGAGGAATCAATACAAGGAACGATTTATGGAACTTCAAGAAGCCGTTAGATGGACAGAAATGATAAGAGCCTCGAAGACTGATCCTTCTAGTATATCAGGGGGAAAAGTATCTGTGTGGAAGTT TTTTAGTAGTCTCTTCACAGGACCTGCGGATCGAGGAGGCCTGGTTCGCGGAGTACACACGTTACCTCATATTAGGTACAGTGCACCAACAAATCAAGTTGTCCCAGCACCACCATTGGATACCATGCGTAGACGTACGTTAAAGGGTCGCCATGAGTTTTTCGACCAGGGAGACACCAT ATCTTCTGAGAAACTCGTAGCCAGACGTGCGAACGAACGAAGGGAACAATATCGTCAAGTCCGTGCGCATGTTAGAAAAGAGGATGGACGATTGCATGCCTATGGGTGGAGTTTACCTGGGAAACCAAGTGCTCCGGTTAGACAACCTGTTCCTGTTCCAGTCTATTGCAGGCCTTTACAAGAATCAGAGCCTGGCATGAAG ATATGGTGTGGTGCAGGTGTAAATCTAAGTGGTGGTAAAACACGAGATGGTGGTTCCATGGTCGGAGGAAGTGTGTTCTACGCCGCCGAGGCTCAAGAAATGAGCGCGAGCACAAAAACCGAAGCTGAAGACGCTATCGAGCATCTGGACAAGGAGCTTCAGGAAAATGAAAATCAGAGGATAGAGGCAGAACAGGTGGAGCAACAGTTAAGCTCGCTAGTTTGGATCTGTACGTCGACTCAGAAGATGTCGAAGGTTACTGTGATAGATGCCAACAATCCAGCCGACATTTTGGAAGTTTTTAGCGTTTGCCAGGGACATTTACTTTGCATCGCGAGCGTACTCGGAGCCAAAGAGAGTGATTACGCTCAAGCTGTGAACGAGGATTTGATTCAAACTACCAACGGATTGGACGAGAACGATAGCTTTGAAGTGATCACCAATCCGATTACCGAATTGGACAATCAGAAGAATAAGCAAGAAATTCAAGTTTCGTCGGAGAAGAATAAGAACGAGTCGGATAGTGCTTCGGAAGAACAGAACAATGAAAATGCCGAGAAGTCGGATGATGCCAATCAGAATACCACTACTGAACCGCAAAGTTTGGAGAGTGTAGATAGCGAAACGACGAATTTAGGGAAAGTACACTTTGTTAAAGCTAATTTAGAGACACCAAATTCACGACTAGATGAAAAAGATGATACAACTGAGGAAAAAGAAGACGCAGTCGAGGAGGATGCACCTATGGAAAAAATGTCTTCGATACAGCCGACCATGTGGCTTGGAGCTCAAAACGGTGCGGTATTCGTTCATTCAGCCGTTGCTAAATGGTCGGTCTGTTTGCATTCTGTAAAACTGAAGGATGCTGCGTTGGCTATCGT TCATGTACAAGGAAGAGTTCTTGTTGCTCTTGCCGATGGAACTGTTGCATTGTTCCGAAGAGGCGTAGACGGACAATGGGATCTATCTCAATATCATGTGATTACCTTAGGTAGTCCACAACATTCAATTAGATGTATGGCTGCTGTTAGTGGCAGAACTGTATGGTGCGGatatagaaataaaattcacgtaATAGATCCAGTTTCTATGACTGTTGAG TGTACCGTAGACGCTCATCCGCGTCGAGAATCGCAAGTAAGACAGTTGGCTTGGCTTGGTGAGGGGGTGTGGGTCAGCATTAGATTGGATTCAACTCTGAGACTTTATCACGCTCACACTTATCAGCATCTTCAGGATGTTGATATCGAGCCTTACGTTAGCAAAATGCTTGGTACCGGGAAATTAGGTTTCTCTTTCGTGAGAATCACGGCGTTGCTCATTTCCTCCAACAGGCTCTGGATTGGAACAGGAAACGGAGTGATTATTTCAGTTCCTTTATCTGAAA GCGCTGGCGGTTCAATGGCAGTGTCTAGAGTTCAAGCAGGAAATGCAAATAAAACCGAGGCCCCAGGAGTTGGTGTCAGAATTTTCGCCTCAGATCGTGGTGTTACGCCTGGCAGTTTTATACCTTACTGCAGCATGGCTCATGCTCAACTTAGCTTCCATGGACATAGAGATGCGGTGAAAATGTTCGTTGCAGTACCTG GACATGGTGGTCAGAGCGCAGTATCAGATGGTTCTCAACCGGCCATGCTTGTTCTTTCAGGAGGCGAAGGTTACATAGATTTCCGAGTTG GTGATGGAGAAGACACTGAGGAGACCATAGAACGGTCCAACAGCGCTGTTGTTGCCAATGCTGAGGAACACGGAGAACAGAGTCATCTGATCGTGTGGCAAGTGCAATGTCCCTTACCAGTGCCAATGAATGGCTAG
- the Syd gene encoding JNK-interacting protein syd isoform X6, producing the protein MNQIEMDQETVYGTHEDSHVVMSEKVQSLAGSIYQEFEKMIARYDEDVVKDLMPLLVNVLECLDISYTENQEREVELELLREDNEQLVTQYEREKQLRKTSDQKLLELEDVAEDERKELLSKIDSLESIVRMLELKTKNSHDHVVRLEEKEAELKREYTRLHERYTELFKTHVDYMERTKMLVGSTERLENASSGRGPSRLPSLGLAHMSRSSGPLSYGFQSLEASINSEDVLEESPPNAAANLRTEMLDSSSEAAIETSDKSQLTDKPAQANKTTAISRLSDNFFGMGKEVENLIMENNELLATKNALNVVKDDLIVKVDELTSEQEILREEVRGLQQARERLRQKVASLEEELKKVKEEAEAAAKAAKSDDEEDVSLAQRKRFTRVEMARVLMERNQYKERFMELQEAVRWTEMIRASKTDPSSISGGKVSVWKFFSSLFTGPADRGGLVRGVHTLPHIRYSAPTNQVVPAPPLDTMRRRTLKGRHEFFDQGDTISSEKLVARRANERREQYRQVRAHVRKEDGRLHAYGWSLPGKPSAPVRQPVPVPVYCRPLQESEPGMKIWCGAGVNLSGGKTRDGGSMVGGSVFYAAEAQEMSASTKTEAEDAIEHLDKELQENENQRIEAEQVEQQLSSLVWICTSTQKMSKVTVIDANNPADILEVFSVCQGHLLCIASVLGAKESDYAQAVNEDLIQTTNGLDENDSFEVITNPITELDNQKNKQEIQVSSEKNKNESDSASEEQNNENAEKSDDANQNTTTEPQSLESVDSETTNLGKVHFVKANLETPNSRLDEKDDTTEEKEDAVEEDAPMEKMSSIQPTMWLGAQNGAVFVHSAVAKWSVCLHSVKLKDAALAIVHVQGRVLVALADGTVALFRRGVDGQWDLSQYHVITLGSPQHSIRCMAAVSGRTVWCGYRNKIHVIDPVSMTVECTVDAHPRRESQVRQLAWLGEGVWVSIRLDSTLRLYHAHTYQHLQDVDIEPYVSKMLGTGKLGFSFVRITALLISSNRLWIGTGNGVIISVPLSESAGGSMAVSRVQAGNANKTEAPGVGVRIFASDRGVTPGSFIPYCSMAHAQLSFHGHRDAVKMFVAVPGHGGQSAVSDGSQPAMLVLSGGEGYIDFRVGDGEDTEETIERSNSAVVANAEEHGEQSHLIVWQVQCPLPVPMNG; encoded by the exons ATGAATCAAATAGAAATGGATCAGGAGACAGTGTACGGAACCCATGAGGATAGTCATGTGGTTATGTCAGAGAAAGTGCAATCTCTGGCAGGGAGTATTTATCAGGAGTTTGAAAAGATGATTGCACGTTACGATGAAGATGTGGTCAAGGACCTAATGCCTCTGCTAGTCAATGTTTTAGAATGTCTAGATATATCTTACACGGAAAATCAAGAACGCGAAGTCGAGCTAGAATTGTTAAGGGAAGACAACGAACAGCTTGTTACGCAGTACGAAAGGGAGAAACAATTAAGGAAAACGTCCGATCAG AAATTGTTGGAGCTTGAGGATGTAGCCGAGGATGAGAGAAAAGAGCTGTTGTCGAAAATTGATAGTTTGGAATCTATAGTAAGGATGCTGGAATTGAAGACAAAGAATTCACATGATCACG TTGTTCGTCTTGAAGAAAAAGAGGCAGAGCTGAAGCGCGAGTATACCCGTCTGCATGAGAGATATACAGAACTATTTAAAACTCATGTAGATTACATGGAAAGAACAAAGATGTTAGTTGGAAGTACAGAAAGATTAGAAAATGCGTCTAGTGGTCGGGGACCATCGCGTTTGCCGTCCCTTGGACTGGCTCATATGTCACGAAGTTCCGGACCATTGAGTTACGGTTTCCAGAGCTTAGAGGCTAGCATAAACTCGGAAGACGTTCTAGAAGAGAGTCCACCGAACGCTGCTGCTAATTTAAGGACAGAAATGTTAGACAGTAGTAGCGAAGCTGCTATCGAGACATCCGATAAGAGTCAATTAACGGATAAACCTGCACAAGCAAACAAAACGACAGCAATTTCTAGAC TCAGTGACAACTTCTTTG GAATGGGTAAAGAGGTCGAGAATCTTATTATGGAAAATAATGAGCTGCTAGCCACAAA AAATGCACTAAACGTCGTTAAAGATGATTTAATTGTTAAAGTCGATGAACTTACAAG CGAGCAAGAAATATTACGCGAAGAAGTACGCGGCTTGCAGCAAGCCAGAGAACGTTTACGACAAAAAGTCGCTAGTCTTGAAGAAGAGTTGAAAAAGGTTAAAGAAGAAGCAGAGGCAGCAGCGAAAGCAGCCAAAAGCGATGATGAAGAAGACGTATCCTTAGCACAAAGAAAGAGATTCACGAGAGTTGAGATGGCCAGAGTACTTATGGAGAGGAATCAATACAAGGAACGATTTATGGAACTTCAAGAAGCCGTTAGATGGACAGAAATGATAAGAGCCTCGAAGACTGATCCTTCTAGTATATCAGGGGGAAAAGTATCTGTGTGGAAGTT TTTTAGTAGTCTCTTCACAGGACCTGCGGATCGAGGAGGCCTGGTTCGCGGAGTACACACGTTACCTCATATTAGGTACAGTGCACCAACAAATCAAGTTGTCCCAGCACCACCATTGGATACCATGCGTAGACGTACGTTAAAGGGTCGCCATGAGTTTTTCGACCAGGGAGACACCAT ATCTTCTGAGAAACTCGTAGCCAGACGTGCGAACGAACGAAGGGAACAATATCGTCAAGTCCGTGCGCATGTTAGAAAAGAGGATGGACGATTGCATGCCTATGGGTGGAGTTTACCTGGGAAACCAAGTGCTCCGGTTAGACAACCTGTTCCTGTTCCAGTCTATTGCAGGCCTTTACAAGAATCAGAGCCTGGCATGAAG ATATGGTGTGGTGCAGGTGTAAATCTAAGTGGTGGTAAAACACGAGATGGTGGTTCCATGGTCGGAGGAAGTGTGTTCTACGCCGCCGAGGCTCAAGAAATGAGCGCGAGCACAAAAACCGAAGCTGAAGACGCTATCGAGCATCTGGACAAGGAGCTTCAGGAAAATGAAAATCAGAGGATAGAGGCAGAACAGGTGGAGCAACAGTTAAGCTCGCTAGTTTGGATCTGTACGTCGACTCAGAAGATGTCGAAGGTTACTGTGATAGATGCCAACAATCCAGCCGACATTTTGGAAGTTTTTAGCGTTTGCCAGGGACATTTACTTTGCATCGCGAGCGTACTCGGAGCCAAAGAGAGTGATTACGCTCAAGCTGTGAACGAGGATTTGATTCAAACTACCAACGGATTGGACGAGAACGATAGCTTTGAAGTGATCACCAATCCGATTACCGAATTGGACAATCAGAAGAATAAGCAAGAAATTCAAGTTTCGTCGGAGAAGAATAAGAACGAGTCGGATAGTGCTTCGGAAGAACAGAACAATGAAAATGCCGAGAAGTCGGATGATGCCAATCAGAATACCACTACTGAACCGCAAAGTTTGGAGAGTGTAGATAGCGAAACGACGAATTTAGGGAAAGTACACTTTGTTAAAGCTAATTTAGAGACACCAAATTCACGACTAGATGAAAAAGATGATACAACTGAGGAAAAAGAAGACGCAGTCGAGGAGGATGCACCTATGGAAAAAATGTCTTCGATACAGCCGACCATGTGGCTTGGAGCTCAAAACGGTGCGGTATTCGTTCATTCAGCCGTTGCTAAATGGTCGGTCTGTTTGCATTCTGTAAAACTGAAGGATGCTGCGTTGGCTATCGT TCATGTACAAGGAAGAGTTCTTGTTGCTCTTGCCGATGGAACTGTTGCATTGTTCCGAAGAGGCGTAGACGGACAATGGGATCTATCTCAATATCATGTGATTACCTTAGGTAGTCCACAACATTCAATTAGATGTATGGCTGCTGTTAGTGGCAGAACTGTATGGTGCGGatatagaaataaaattcacgtaATAGATCCAGTTTCTATGACTGTTGAG TGTACCGTAGACGCTCATCCGCGTCGAGAATCGCAAGTAAGACAGTTGGCTTGGCTTGGTGAGGGGGTGTGGGTCAGCATTAGATTGGATTCAACTCTGAGACTTTATCACGCTCACACTTATCAGCATCTTCAGGATGTTGATATCGAGCCTTACGTTAGCAAAATGCTTGGTACCGGGAAATTAGGTTTCTCTTTCGTGAGAATCACGGCGTTGCTCATTTCCTCCAACAGGCTCTGGATTGGAACAGGAAACGGAGTGATTATTTCAGTTCCTTTATCTGAAA GCGCTGGCGGTTCAATGGCAGTGTCTAGAGTTCAAGCAGGAAATGCAAATAAAACCGAGGCCCCAGGAGTTGGTGTCAGAATTTTCGCCTCAGATCGTGGTGTTACGCCTGGCAGTTTTATACCTTACTGCAGCATGGCTCATGCTCAACTTAGCTTCCATGGACATAGAGATGCGGTGAAAATGTTCGTTGCAGTACCTG GACATGGTGGTCAGAGCGCAGTATCAGATGGTTCTCAACCGGCCATGCTTGTTCTTTCAGGAGGCGAAGGTTACATAGATTTCCGAGTTG GTGATGGAGAAGACACTGAGGAGACCATAGAACGGTCCAACAGCGCTGTTGTTGCCAATGCTGAGGAACACGGAGAACAGAGTCATCTGATCGTGTGGCAAGTGCAATGTCCCTTACCAGTGCCAATGAATGGCTAG